The Tubulanus polymorphus chromosome 1, tnTubPoly1.2, whole genome shotgun sequence genome contains a region encoding:
- the LOC141912343 gene encoding dnaJ homolog subfamily B member 11-like has protein sequence MASAVTWIVFATTLILFLGLTLAGRDFYGILRVSRSATKNQIKKAYRKLAKELHPDVNQDQEAGERFQDLAAAYEVLSDDEKRRIYDARGEEGLKQGDFGGGDPFSSFFGDFSFFGGGGSREQHREMPKGGDVIVDLDVTLEELYSGNFVEVCRYKPVPKPAPGTRKCNCRQEMVTTQLGPGRFQMMQQQVCDDCPNVRMVQEEKLLEIEIEPGMRDGQEYPFVAEGEPHIDGEPGDLRFRINQLKHSKFERRGDDLYTNVTINLVDALNGFEIEIPHLDNRKVKVVREKITWPGAVIRKKHEGMPNYENNNVKGTLFIAVDVAFPKGELSKEEKESIKHILNQESAYRIYNGLQGY, from the exons ATGGCGTCCGCAGTCACTTGGATTGTTTTCGCGACAACATTAATTCTGTTTTTGGGACTTACTCTCGCAGG acgTGACTTTTATGGTATACTGCGAGTATCACGAAGTGCAACAAAAAACCAAATTAAAAAAGCATATCGAAAATTAGCCAAAGAATTACATCCTGATGTAAATCAAGATCAAGAAGCTGGAGAAAGATTTCAAGATCTTGCTGCAGCATATGAG GTTTTGTCCGATGATGAAAAAAGGCGTATTTATGATGCCCGTGGCGAAGAAGGTCTAAAACAGGGAGATTTTGGTGGTGGTGATCCTTTTTcaag tttcttcggtgatttttcattttttggaggAGGTGGAAGTCGAGAACAGCATAGGGAAATGCCAAAAGGTGGTGATGTGATTGTAGACTTGGATGTCACCTTGGAAGAATTATATTCTGGCAATTTTGTCGAG GTTTGCCGTTATAAACCTGTTCCGAAGCCTGCACCCGGCACAAGAAAATGTAACTGTCGACAAGAAATGGTTACCACACAACTTGGGCCGGGAAGGTTCCAGATGATGCAGCAACAAGTCTGTGACGATTGTCCTAATGTCAG AATGGTGCAAGAGGAAAAACTATTGGAGATAGAAATTGAGCCAGGGATGAGGGATGGTCAAGAATATCCATTTGTAGCAGAAGGTGAACCTCATATTGATGGTGAACCTGGAGATTTACGttttagaattaatcaattaaa acattcaaaatttgaaagacGAGGAGATGATTTATACACAAATGTCACAATAAATTTAGTAGATGCTCTTAATGGGTTCGAAATAGAGATTCCTCATTTAGATAACCGAAAG GTGAAAGTTGTTCGAGAAAAAATAACATGGCCTGGAGCCGTCATTCGAAAAAAGCATGAAGGAATGCCtaattatgaaaataacaatgtAAAAGGAACATTATTCATAGCTGTTGACGTTGCGTTTCCAAAAGGTGAACTAAgtaaagaagaaaaagaat CAATAAAGCATATATTGAACCAAGAATCGGcgtatagaatatataatggACTGCAGGGATATTGA
- the LOC141907695 gene encoding microspherule protein 1-like: MDSNNANFVTPTVIPGPGPIPKNIGKRPPPTAISAPVERRRSSQRSIKRKKFDDEVVESSLIKSEPKKFVKPEGPVQVEGVPPPPPEKKKLKSKSKKSKKRKRATADAPNKDLGRWKPQDDLALITAVQQTCDLKAVHLGIKFTCKFTLKEVQERWYILLYDPVLSKLALNAMYQLHPDNVAAIQARTLFSKEEEDILKTIISVNSQPTVDVFQELLQKHPTVFHYARTAKALYNHWLLLKQYHLLPDQSVQPMPKGDHVLNFSDAEDLLNDEDLKDPADVIMEQELSIADRKNKKEIRTLEQEIPKWQVLVDSVTGISPPDFDNQTLAVLRGRLVRYLMRSKEITLGRATKDNLVDVDLTLEGPAWKISRRQGVIKLRNNGEFFVANEGKRPVYIDGKPVLSGTKQKLNNNSVVEMSGLRFIFLVNQDLINALKSEAQRNT; the protein is encoded by the exons atggattcaaaTAATGCTAATTTTGTAACACCAACTGTGA TTCCAGGTCCGGGTCCAATTCCAAAAAACATTGGTAAGAGGCCACCACCCACTGCTATATCAGCTCCTGTTGAGCGTAGACGCAGTTCACAACGTTCtataaaaaggaaaaaatttgatgatgaagtGGTAGAAAGTAGCCTTATCAAAAGCGAGCCAAAAAAGTTTGTAAAACCTGAAGGCCCTGTACAAGTGGAAGGGGTTCCTCCTCCACCAccagaaaagaaaaaacttaag TCTAAGTCAAAAAAGAGCAAAAAAAGGAAG AGGGCAACTGCAGATGCACCGAATAAAGACTTGGGACGATGGAAACCACAGGATGATCTTGCTTTGATAACTGCTGTACAACAG ACATGTGATTTGAAAGCTGTCCATCTTGGCATTAAGTTCACATGTAAATTCACACTTAAAGAAGTTCAAGAACGTTGGTACATATTACTATATGATCCAGTCCTTTCAAA ATTGGCTTTGAATGCTATGTATCAACTACATCCGGACAATGTTGCTGCAATTCAAGCTCGAACCCTATTCAGCAAAGAGGAAGAAGATATCCTTAAAACAATCATCTCAGTT aATAGTCAACCAACTGTTGATGTTTTCCAAGAGTTGTTACAGAAACATCCCACTGTATTTCATTATGCTCGTACTGCTAAGGCACTCTATAATCATTGGCTTCTGTTGAAACAATATCATCTGCTTCCAGACCAGTCAG TTCAACCGATGCCAAAAGGTGATCATGTACTGAATTTCTCAGATGCGGAAGATTTGTTGAATGATGAAGATTTAAA AGACCCTGCTGATGTTATAATGGAACAAG aaTTGAGTATTGCTGATCGTAAAAACAAGAAAGAGATTAGGACCTTGGAACAAGAAATACCAAAGTGGCAAGTTTTGGTAGATAGTGTTACAG GGATCAGTCCACCAGATTTTGATAACCAGACATTAGCAGTACTAAGAGGGCGTCTTGTGCGATATTTAATGCGTTCAAAAGAG ATAACTCTTGGCAGAGCAACCAAAGATAACTTGGTGGATGTCGACTTAACATTAGAGGGTCCAGCATGGAAAATATCACGTCGGCAGGGAGTCATCAAGTTGAGAAATAATGGTGAATTCTTTGTGGCAAATGAAGGCAAAAGGCCTGTTTATATTGATGGTAAACCAGTGTTATCTGGTACAAAACAAAAGCttaataataattctgttgTAGAG ATGAGTGGACTGCGTTTTATATTTCTTGTCAATCAAGATTTAATAAATGCCTTAAAGTCAGAAGCACAAAGGAATAcctga
- the LOC141907685 gene encoding uncharacterized protein LOC141907685, whose protein sequence is MAQPQQEGIKEKVQAVREVVLGRSNNEIVLVLQYYDYSVECAIQAFVEDGAKAALEEWQFSGNKTKSNKGRNNRKKKNKPKVDTEEGTDHNANTTAAIDIHTEIQDLEGVHSADEGATAVSNIDDASAPKPDLPALLHDISSEPEHKVKQPELKPTNSPLPVKDIVKGKPTERKNEARIISSRPTHKNNARHVSPRRHNRKSESSSDHRSQTQTLMHEEKMRERTTSECSNSSIISSPGRHKGLEKSVKDLHRQTVSLQRLKMIFGDEIDRSYKRIKSVFDLIKKELEEQESQLRTEVAQVKLAGDSILSSRQEKAVDLKIKTERAQTMNDAQLSELRAEIKHFVSDRKIDEELCHATRFFHDSDPLLEIIKTFGKVVPVRAAYSLRRPSDSPADSDKTPLKLSTDAYSMQTNISSGEIVSSTSMSTSEIAELHQRLNKSLQLQGLPSKEKPRSPTRPVSSRNNQRSPSRLQSSPSRTNRNGPNPKSSNRPQGNSSRSPRRPVSSTHKAANPPQTSSQLDSRRPQKSAEKPQPTGQKESDESRSPEKRTPNRNAQRRQRFRERRQRESLEISDLIHSKPFTEGNEGKGDTKSPQRQSKQEIGDSPSKQVLNDSENAATNVSLPQRQPKSPRHERKPIKTSLNGIAQPEKFISTTANGLSGDSKPVVDEGKRIAIQNGTTQVAVNKGLESEKRSTKTNGTILVNGDMNHINGHISH, encoded by the exons ATGGCCCAACCACAGCAAGAAGGCATTAAAGAAAAG GTACAAGCAGTCCGTGAGGTTGTACTTGGCAGAAGCAACAACGAAATCGTCCTTGTCCTACAGTATTATGATTATAGCGTTGAATGCGCTATACAGGCATTTGTAGAAG ATGGAGCAAAGGCAGCTTTAGAAGAGTGGCAATTTTCTGGAAATAAG ACAAAAAGCAACAAAGGTCGTAACAATcgcaaaaagaaaaacaaaccgAAAGTTGATACTGAAGAAGGGACAGATCACAATGCAAACACAACTGCTGCCATTGATATTCACACAGAAATTCAAG ATCTCGAAGGTGTTCATTCTGCAGATGAAGGTGCTACTGCAGTTTCCAATATAGATGATGCCAGTGCTCCAAAACCTGACCTGCCTGCTCTGTTACATGACATTTCTTCAGAGCCAGAGCACAAGGTGAAACAACCTGAATTGAAACCAACCAATTCACCCTTGCCAGTGAAAGATATTGTGAAGGGGAAGCCAACTGAGCGCAAAAATGAGGCCAGGATCATTTCCTCGAGACCCACACACAAGAACAATGCCAGACATGTATCCCCAAGGCGTCACAACCGAAAATCAGAGAGTTCATCAGATCATCGATCCCAAACTCAGACTCTCATGC ATGAGGAAAAGATGCGTGAAAGAACGACCAGTGAATGCAGTAATTCGAGTATTATATCATCGCCAGGGCGGCATAAAG GGCTTGAGAAATCTGTCAAAGACCTACATAGACAGACGGTGTCACTACAACgattaaaaatgatatttggTGATGAAATTGATCGCTCGTATAAACGTATTAAGTcagtttttgatttgattaaaaaaga ACTAGAAGAACAAGAGTCACAATTACGTACGGAAGTTGCTCAAGTAAAACTTGCAGGAG ATTCTATTCTCTCTTCACGTCAAGAGAAAGCAGTTGATCTCAAGATTAAAACAGAACGTGCTCAAACTATGAATGATGCTCAGCTATCGGAGCTTAGGGCAGAAATTAAG CATTTTGTTAGTGATCGTAAAATTGATGAAGAATTATGTCATGCTACCCGATTTTTCCATGATTCTGATCCACTTTTGGAGATAATTAAAACATTTGGCAAGG TGGTTCCTGTTCGTGCTGCATATTCTCTACGCCGTCCATCTGACTCACCTGCTGACAGCGATAAAACACCCCTAAAGCTATCTACTGATGCTTATTCTATGCAAACAAATATCT CTTCAGGTGAAATTGTCtcttctacatctatgtcTACTTCTGAGATCGCTGAACTTCATCAACGACTAAATAAATCCCTCCAGTTGCAG GGATTGCCATCCAAAGAAAAACCTCGTAGTCCAACTCGTCCAGTATCCAGTAGAAATAATCAGCGCAGTCCTTCTCGCCTGCAGTCAAGTCCAAGTCGCACCAATAGGAATGGGCCAAATCCAAAAAGTTCTAATCGACCACAAGGGAATAGTTCTCGCAGTCCTAGACGACCTGTAAGCAGTACACACAAAGCTGCAAATCCTCCACAGACCAGTAGCCAACTGGATTCGAGAAGACCACAAAAATCTGCAGAAAAGCCTCAACCAACTGGACAAAAAGAATCTGATGAAAGCAGAA GTCCAGAAAAGCGTACACCAAACAGAAATGCACAGCGTAGACAACGATTCCGTGAACGGCGTCAGCGTGAGTCTCTAGAAATTAGTGATTTGATCCACAGTAAACCGTTTACCGAAGGTAATGAAGGTAAAGGGGATACAAAAAGTCCACAGAGGCAATCTAAGCAAGAAATAGGAGATTCTCCGTCTAAACAGGTACTAAATGATAGTGAAAATGCAGCGACTAATGTTTCATTACCACAACGTCAACCTAAGAGTCCAAGGCACGAAAGAAAGCCCATAAAAACTTCACTCAATGGTATTGCTCAGCCAGAAAAGTTCATCAGTACAACTGCAAATGGTCTAAGTGGTGATTCAAAGCCTGTTGTAGATGAAGGCAAAAGAATTGCAATACAAAATGGCACAACCCAAGTGGCGGTTAACAAAGGGTTGGAATCTGAAAAACGATCTACTAAAACCAATGGAACCATATTGGTTAATGGCGATATGAATCATATAAATGGACATATTAGTCATTAG
- the LOC141907678 gene encoding protein-glucosylgalactosylhydroxylysine glucosidase-like, giving the protein MKTRICRMHCAKFIVLISVTVVVILLGYWFTARRTKQKTIDLFKNQKAFDEARRKYIEKDKYNRQIIRVDLKEQERPGKTHNEKLNVFHGVHAKIISEGLNRHPSKLRKPEKPPDQHSNLKAVLEGNEVLDKPDSLVGGGHFLFQRGKKLLPQKTTKNPLFDKFNQRQIALQKQVEKNRLVPKNDIGSQYKVFDVNGNPVVGADKHGLPIIRREDKVKDKISLEDDNIIAYKGVGKKPKLKLGDGSFYSDKSLLDPVISDSNMRKHRKNKNENYKVNERLRKQKNQDSIPGKKVDAKFGKPHLQNENRFVDKNGYVWIRQSSQGNMWFKNNDDFITKTIEELHRGSYVVVNGGKELTVDGDRLSKMKYAEFGDPINYIFSSTSLPKNPRFMPNVGNGHIGTVVGGNAIFMNGVYNGRLGESHRARIPSMLAINITYIHPPKPYQKFYSLNTAQGIFTETTRGYDFVIEQRTYAHRHYTKLLVHEIDVMTLQQQELRLSLNVRDGHISHDITFQGSERPSWHLKHAMYMSGEIHNTEIEGMDRTKVHIVHDIVSDEIIMYKNKTRMKFVFLASLSQDEEDCISMYRQGQELLANNDVLMKQHVLAWFDLWNTGRITLDGNLQLSQGIFSSYYNLLSALPVKDDEQWPYVGLSPTGLAYGDTAKDYLGHVFWDQEIWMFPNILLLYPEIAKILLKGRLRRHRAALENAKINGNHGAQFPWESALTGVEVTPDAKYGKDEIHITGDISLAIRQYIFFTRDVQFLTNGGKSLVADIATFWMKRSVYKPATKLREILDVMPPDEHHNHVDNSAYTNVVAQISLENPYALTVAAGISKLNNDYHRAWLNYAKQMYVPFDEEEQYHPEFDGYKMNMPIKQADGILLGYPLMYNMTPSIRHNDLTIYEKVIEASGPAMTWSMFAIGWLEIKSRDKAWQVFKRQFMNIHEPFQVWTETSTGGGAANFITGAGGFLQAVTFGYVGLRIYDDRLDFDPVFPPKVNQMNVTGIKYLGASFNFIIKQKTIDIVLKSLQPNSPKFMVKVYSTMVVKYPHINEAVVIGRERATLMPINDRKRYQPKTKNKFL; this is encoded by the exons ATGAAAACAAGAATATGCAGGATGCATTGTGCAAAATTCATAGTGTTAATTTCTGTCACAGTGGTCGTCATTCTCTTAGGTTATTGGTTTACCGCTAGACGGACTAAGCAAAAAACcattgatttattcaaaaaccaaaaagCATTTGATGAAGCGAGGAGGAAATACATCGagaaagataaatataatcGCCAGATAATTCGTGTCGACTTGAAAGAACAAGAACGACCAGGAAAGACACacaatgaaaaattgaatgtGTTTCATGGAGTTCATGCTAAAATAATCAGCGAGGGGTTGAATCGGCATCCAAGCAAATTACGTAAACCAGAAAAGCCACCAGATCAACATAGTAATCTGAAGGCAGTACTTGAAGGAAATGAGGTATTAGATAAACCAGATTCCTTAGTCGGTGGAGGgcattttttgtttcaaagAGGTAAAAAGTTGCTTCCTCAGAAGACCACAAAGAATCCCctatttgataaattcaatcaaaGGCAAATTGCTTTACAAAAGCAAGTGGAGAAAAATCGTTTGGTGCCGAAGAATGACATTGGAAGCCAATACAAGGTATTTGATGTTAACGGAAATCCAGTTGTTGGAGCGGACAAACATGGATTGCCTATCATTAGACGGGAAGACAAAGTAAAAGATAAAATTTCTCTtgaagatgataatataatagcGTATAAAGGTGTAGGTAAAAAacctaaattgaaattaggtGATGGTAGTTTCTATTCTGATAAAAGTCTGCTTGATCCCGTAATATCTGATTCTAACATGCGAAAACATAGGAAGAATAAGAATGAGAACTACAAAGTAAATGAAAGGTTGAGAAAGCAGAAAAATCAAGACTCAATTCCTGGTAAAAAAGTTGATGCTAAATTTGGAAAACCTCACCTTCAGAATGAAAATCGGTTTGTCGACAAAAATGGTTATGTTTGGATAAGACAGTCGAGTCAAGGAAACATGTGGTTCAAAAACAATGATGACTTCATAACAAAAACTATAGAGGAGCTGCATAGAGGTAGTTATGTAGTGGTTAATGGGGGAAAGGAACTCACTGTTGATGGTGATCGATTGAGCAAGATGAAATATGCTGAATTTGGTGATCCAATCAATTATATCTTCTCATCTACCAG TTTACCAAAAAATCCTAGATTTATGCCTAATGTGGGTAATGGACATATCGGAACAGTAGTTGGTGGTAATGCTATCTTTATGAATGGTGTTTATAACGGCCGACTTGGTGAGAGTCACCGAGCACGTATACCATCCATGTTAGCCATCAATATTACTTACATTCATCCACCAAAACCATATCAGAAATTTTACAGCTTGAACACAGCTCAAG GCATCTTTACTGAAACTACTCGAGgctatgattttgttattgaaCAAAGAACCTATGCTCATCGGCATTACACAAAATTGCTTGTTCATGAAATCGACGTAATGACGTTGCAACAGCAAGAATTGCGCTTGTCATTGAATGTTCGTGACGGTCATATTAGTCATGATATCACATTTCAGGGCTCAGAACGGCCTTCTTGGCACCTTAAACATGCCAT gTATATGTCTGGTGAAATTCACAACACTGAAATTGAAGGCATGGATAGAACAAAGGTTCACATAGTCCATGATATTGTTAGTGATGAGATTATCATGTATAAGAATAAGACACGAATGAAATTTGTTTTCCTTGCATCATTAAGTCAAGATGAGGAGGACTGTATTAGCATGTATCGCCAAG GTCAAGAATTACTTGCTAACAACGATGTGCTCATGAAGCAGCATGTCTTGGCATGGTTTGATCTCTGGAATACTGGCCGTATCACTCTCGATGGAAATCTGCAATTGAGTCAAGGCATTTTTTCCAGTTACTATAACCTGTTGAGTGCTCTGCCTGTCAAAGATGATGAACAATGGCCATATGTTGGTCTTAGCCCAACTGGACTTGCCTATGGAGACACAGCAAAG GACTATTTAGGCCATGTATTCTGGGACCAAGAAATCTGGATGTTTCCTAATATACTTTTGCTGTACCCAGAAATTGCAAAAATACTGTTGAAAGGGAGACTACGAAGGCATCGTGCTGCTCTGGAGAATGCTAAAATTAATGGGAATCATGGCGCACAATTTCCTTGGGAAAGTGCCTTGACAG GTGTTGAAGTCACCCCTGATGCTAAATATGGAAAAGATGAGATACATATCACTGGTGACATATCTTTAGCAATACGCCAATACATCTTTTTCACCAGGGATGTACAGTTCCTTACAAATGGTGGAAAATCTTTGGTTGCAGATATTGCCACCTTTTGGATGAAAAGAAGTGTCTATAAACCAGCTACAAAGCTAAGGGAAATCTTAG ATGTTATGCCTCCAGATGAGCATCATAACCATGTTGATAATTCTGCTTACACGAATGTAGTTGCCCAGATCAGTTTGGAGAATCCCTATGCACTCACAGTCGCTGCAGGAATCTCTAAACTTAACAATGATTACCATAGAGCCTGGCTCAA TTATGCAAAACAAATGTATGTACCGTTTGATGAGGAGGAACAATACCACCCTGAGTTTGATGGCTATAAAATGAACATGCCCATTAAACAGGCTGATGGTATCTTATTGGGATATCCATTGATGTATAATATGACTCCATCCATACGTCACAATGATCTCACTATCTATGAAAAG GTTATTGAAGCATCAGGCCCAGCTATGACCTGGAGTATGTTCGCTATTGGTTGGTTAGAAATAAAGAGTCGAGATAAGGCCTGGCAAGTTTTCAAAAGGCAATTTATGAACATACATGAACCATTTCAG GTTTGGACTGAAACCAGCACAGGGGGAGGAGCAGCAAACTTCATCACTGGGGCAGGTGGATTTCTGCAGGCAGTCACATTTGGATATGTCGGCCTTCGGATATATGATGATCGCTTGGACTTTGACCCCGTGTTTCCGCCAAAAGTCAACCAGATGAATGTTACTGGGATCAAATACCTCGGAGCATCTTTTAACTTcataataaaacaaaaaactatTGATATCGTTCTGAAAAGTTTGCAGCCAAATTCGCCAAAATTCATGGTGAAAGTTTATTCAACTATGGTAGTAAAATATCCGCATATAAACGAAGCAGTAGTTATTGGACGAGAACGTGCCACACTTATGCCCATAAATGATAGGAAAAGGTATCAACCaaaaacaaagaataaatTTCTCTAA